A stretch of the Lactuca sativa cultivar Salinas chromosome 9, Lsat_Salinas_v11, whole genome shotgun sequence genome encodes the following:
- the LOC111886446 gene encoding probable histone H2AXa has protein sequence MESGKAKKSAGGRGKPKSTKSVSRSSKAGLQFPVGRVSRYLKNGRYAKRVGSGSPVYLSAVLEYLAAEVLELAGNAARDNKKTRIIPRHIQLAVRNDEELSKLLGRVTIANGGVLPNIHSNLLPNKKAKGKDVIGSVSQEF, from the exons ATGGAATCAGGAAAAGCTAAAAAATCCGCCGGTGGAAGAGGCAAACCTAAATCCACGAAATccgtctccagatcttcaaaagCTGGTCTCCAGTTCCCTGTCGGCAGAGTTTCAAGGTACCTAAAAAACGGCAGGTATGCGAAACGCGTAGGCTCCGGAAGCCCTGTTTACCTATCCGCCGTCCTTGAATACTTAGCAGCCGAG GTTTTGGAGCTAGCTGGGAATGCCGCGAGGGATAACAAGAAGACCCGGATCATACCCAGGCACATTCAATTAGCTGTGAGGAACGACGAGGAGTTGAGTAAGTTGTTAGGAAGAGTGACGATTGCCAATGGAGGAGTGCTGCCGAATATTCATTCAAATCTGCTGCCAAACAAAAAGGCAAAAGGCAAGGATGTGATTGGATCTGTTTCTCAGGAATTCTAG